In the Ipomoea triloba cultivar NCNSP0323 chromosome 6, ASM357664v1 genome, one interval contains:
- the LOC116021884 gene encoding uncharacterized protein LOC116021884 produces the protein MAISDAVVGNLTTLYLAAIVAMKVYGSVTGRSFGGGFVLIASTAAVGALLIASLTWDVSRKATYALTRRHRLRHHNQPQQNHHDGHEMCRGGICWHGVAVKSPASQVRFRLPQPQPHNRL, from the coding sequence ATGGCGATTTCCGATGCGGTGGTGGGGAATTTGACCACGCTCTACCTGGCGGCGATAGTGGCGATGAAAGTGTACGGCTCCGTCACCGGCCGCAGCTTCGGCGGAGGATTTGTATTGATCGCCTCCACGGCCGCGGTCGGCGCTCTGCTCATCGCGAGCCTCACGTGGGACGTGTCGCGTAAGGCAACGTACGCGCTCACTCGCCGCCACCGCCTCCGTCACCATAATCAGCCGCAACAGAACCACCACGACGGCCATGAAATGTGCAGGGGAGGTATCTGCTGGCACGGCGTCGCCGTTAAGTCTCCGGCGTCTCAGGTCCGATTCCGCCTCCCGCAGCCCCAGCCCCACAACCGCTTGTAG